In Plasmodium vivax chromosome 10, whole genome shotgun sequence, the sequence CACTAACagtttgaaataaaaatcgTCTGAGTTTCCCGTGGTGACGGATTTTATTTCGTTTACGCTTTTGATGCTTCTCCAAAAGTTGGGGATGTACAGCTCGATCAGCTCGTTGTTCTTCTTGTGGTGGATGGTTGTTCGTCTGCCGCCGCTGCTCTGCGCCCCTTCATTCGCATTCGCTCCATCGCGTTGGTCGCGCTGTTCACGCTGCTCACTCTGCTCACGCTGCTTCCAATTTGCACCGTCGCTATCGCTGCTACTACTGCTGCTCCGATCGCTGTGGAAGAACTTCCTCCGCGCGAGCACTTGCGGTCCGctgtcccccccctccgaCACGTTCGTCAGGCACCTGTTGTGGTCTCGGCTCTCAGAAAtgctcttcttcatcataaACAGTTTGTAGTAATCTATCCCCTCTATGTTGATGAAGTCACTCGTCCTCAGCTCCGAAAATAGGTTCGTGCACTTCTTATTCAGAGGGACTATCAGGGGTGGAATTACCTTCTGAGTGACTATACTAGGCAGGTGGAAATAAcatttcaatttattttccctcaCCCATTGATTTAGCTTCTGCTGACTGTAGTGACTACGATTGGCCTTCTTAATGTCGCTTATAAAATCGTCTAAAATGTCTTCATTCGTCACATCTGAGTATTCGTCACTTTCGGGGTCGCCATTCGGTGCCActctgtttttcttctttcttttgctGCGTCTGttcattcgtttttctcTTCGATTGGGGTATTCCTCTATGGGGTCCCCTTCGCCGTCTccttttcgcccttttttgcgccgATTCCTGCTGCGCGATCGGTTCTTTGGTTGCCCGCCGTTTATCCCTTCATCTTcgtcgtcttcttcttcctcctcctcttcatcttcctcctcctcatacTCTTCATCGTCGTCCTCTCCCTCCTCGTGGTAATCACTTTCATCATCCGTGCGATCACCTCCAGTGTTTCCCTTGGTTGGTAAGAATCCCCTCCTATCGGCATGGCCATTCCCTTCGCGGCTGCTAACATTTCggccatttttgttaaatcgccttcctccttctcctccttctccgtGGCTGCTCTGACTGTCATTCTTTCCGTTAGCGGTCTGCCTGGGCTGGGCAGCCTTCCCCGCGAGGGAGTCGTCATAGGGCTCCCTCCTCACATCGCTCATGCGAAtttgctcttcctcttttggtGATACCCCTGGGGCGTCCAGCTTCCTTTTATTTCTGCGGTTGCCCGCTGGGCCGCCTTTCACTCCGGTTCCGTTCATTCCCTCGCCCACGACGCTCTGCTTGGGAGGCGGCATAGCGAGAGGAAGCCCAAGCGCCGTGCCGCCCAGGCTGCCCTTCCACGTTCTCACCGTGTCTCTAACTTGGCGAATTGAGCGGACTTCTCCAATTGCTGTGCGCCTTCCCGGGGTGCCCTTGCACTCTCCCTGACAAACAATCTTGGCTTCACTCCCGACCATCCCCACACAGAAGCAATAGTAATGGCAGGCACGAACGCTTCGCAACGGTTTAAGGAggtgccccattttgcacatgcgCTTCAGCACTTTATCCCATTTTGTGCCGCGTCGCCCCTGAAGCTCCTTCTCCCGTTTGCGGATCAAGCggggcttcttccttccctccGCCGGCTTCATCCCCACCGGCTTCTTCTCcgtcttccttttcttcacaaAGCAGCAAAACTTTTGCACTTCCGTTTTGGGGCCActgcccccaaaaaaggccTTGTCATTGCTTGCGCTGTTTTGGCTGGCCCCCTCGCCGCTTTTTCGCAGGCTGGCgattttctcaaaattgtTTTGGAAGATTTTTCTGAGCAGCTCTTCCTCCGTCAGGTCGGGTTGGCCATCACCCCTGCTACCGACTAAGCCTCCATttctgccgctcctcccggGGAGCTTGAAAACGCAGCGGAAAACGGTGCACATGTTCTTCTGGGACTTCCAAAAATTGCACTTCCTAATTTGGCGAAACATGTTTACAAGGTCCTCATCAGTTAagtcaaattttttttccacctgaTCCACTTCGCCGAGGAAGTTCGAAATGCAGgaattgattttttttagctcGTTATTGCCAACATTAGGAGGTTCCCAcaggttcttcttcttttcttccctccCTTCCATTTGTTTGATTATGCATTCGAAGCAAAGGAAGACACAGCCTGACAGTTGCATCTCCACTTTGCACTTTGCACAAACATTCGTGAGATTCTTCTGCAAATAAAAACCGAAGGCCTTTTTCTGcgtgttaataaaattttcaattattttatcttccATTCCGACTGCCTTggggttcttcttcttcgagCAGTGCAATATTAGCTTCAGCAAGTTCCCATCGCTCAGCACGTTTTGCTGATTCTTCCTGTTCGCCTCCTCAACATTGCTTCTGATTGAATTTGTAATGTTGCTACTGttcaccgcttccctttCATTagtctgttttttttcctctacaCGTTCTGTTTCCCTTTGGGGGATCCTCTCCTGGGAACCTACTTCATTCTCCCCTTTGGATGCACCCTTCGGAGGACACTTCTTCATCGCCTCCTGTTCTGCTACGCGAAGGGAGTGATGAAGCGGCTCGCTCGGTTGCCCCGATTCTCCAACTTGGCTCAGACCCCTCCTGGAGGAGTGCGCACTGCTGAAGTATTCACCGGGGGGAATTGCCATTCCTGATTGGccaccattttttaaaatgaaaaaattggtaTCAAAATTTGGGGCACCATTCTGTGTAAGTTTTTCACTTCCATTTGGGTTCCCCTGAAGATTGGGAAATGCTACGCTTTGCGCAAAATTCACctgacctttttttttcttttcctcttggGGGTTATTAAAAACGGGAACCTTCTTCTGACATGTAGGAGTAGCTTCTGTTGGTTCCTTCGGGGTGCTACTCCCTTCTAGCGCTTCATCCAACGGATCGTTGCtctccttcgttttgcttctctttCCTGGTGGGTTCCCTGTGGTAACCACTCCTGCCTTATGCATCGCCTCCATTTTGGCGTCTTTGCTGAAAGGCACTTTTGCCCTTTCTTGACTACTCCTCTCGTCGTCACTGGCACATGCGTTGTCGCATTCACGTGGGTTGGCATAAGGTGGAAGGGAGGACGAGCTGGTACCACTTTCGTCTCTCTTACCACTTTGCCTATTGCGTTGATGAGTCGTCTCTCCTTCAGTGTCTTTACCGTTGTTTGCGCGCTTGGTACGAGCGGCACCAGGAACGCCCTTCGCAGTAGCACTATGGTCGATGGCCGCTGCGGTGACGGCGGTGGGGAGGGCCTTTTCACTATGAGGAGGTCTATTTGCGGGAGAATTGGGCTCCGCTTGGTTAGACCCCGCCTGGTCAGCCAATTCGCTTTCATCGCAACTGAAGTTGCCATGCACAAAGAgagcttcctcctccttgtcACCATCACATAAGAATTCCGCACGGGCGTCTACACACTCATCAAAGGTGAAGTTACTCTCCAAGCCATCGTCCCGATTGATACTCAGCGAAGAAATCACGTCTCCGTAAAAGTCAAAATCACCACTACTGCAATTGTCATCATCTATATTTTGGTACTCATTATAATTTTCGTTTTCCGAGCTCTGGCAGGTTTTATATGCGTGGGCGCTTGATACGTTCACGTGATCATTTTGGTCATCCCTTTCTTTTACGTCGGTGCTACCCTCGGGGAGGGGGTTCTTAAATTTCCTTTTACTATGGTTGGTTACACTGCCGGGACTGGCGGGGGTGCCTCCAACGTCTTCATCACCAGGGGAGGATACTTCTTCGCTGCTCACTCGGCCCGGGTTGGCGTTCCTCGCGGTTCGGTTCTGACTCCCTCCATGCTGCGTGTTTCCCTGTTCACCCCTTCCCTGATGGGTGTTCCCCTGCCGCCTGTGACTCCCCTCGCGCAGGTCTTCGTGGAGGTCGTCATGAAAGTCGTCGCGCAGATCCTCTTGGAAGTCGTCGCAATGGTCGTCTACGCAGAGATCGTCGCAAAGGTCATCGCAGAGGTCATCGCAGAGGTCGTCGCAATGGTCGTCGCAGAGGTCGTCGCCGAGGTCGCCGCAAAGGTCATCGTACACGTCGTACTGATCCCCATCGTGCTCGACGCACTGTCCACTGCGGCGCTCATCGCAATGCTCCCCGCGACGCCCATCGTAGCACTCACCATAGTCATCATTCTTCGAGGGCGCGCGATAGAACGCATACCCTCCTCCAGGCCGTGCCTGCCTATCAACTAACTTCCAGCTGTCCTGGATGGCGCCCGTCGGTAGGAGCTCTCTGCCATCACTAACGACGTAATTTGAGGGCGTCCCTCTCTTTTCGTTCAAGCGATTGGCAATCACATACGCATCACTGTATTTTATTTGGCTATCTGCACTCTTGGCCCTTCTTTCACTGTGTGCACTTGTGAATCCGTTTAGCTTCTGCATTGCGTTCCCCACACGGATGTTGCCGGTGGCCGGTACGACTGAACCATCCTTTTTCCTGTGGTATGCATATCGCTTCCAGggggcaaaaaggaagctaTTAATGCTGCTGTATTTTCCTTTCTCGTTGGAATTATGCATGCTCTTCGACTTGGCGTTTTGATGCTCATTCGATTCGTCTTGAGCACGTGCATACTGCAGGTCTATGGAGTCCTCATCACTTGGGGAAGAGTAACTGACGTAACACGAGGTGTTCTTTTCATCCTCTGAGTAATTCTTCTCGCTGGTGTTTTCTTTGCTTATGCCATTCGGCTGATTGATGTTAAATGCGTCTTCGTCTAGGATGTTGCactccattttgtatttctttttttttttttttttgggggggggatgCATGTAAGCGGTACAGGGAGGTGCAGGCCGTACGGGGAGGTACAAGCTGTACGGGGAGGTGCAGGCCGTACAGGGAGGTGCACGCTGTACAGGGATGTACAAAATGCGCCTAAAATGGCCGCGCAAATGTGCCCAAAAAGAACGCGcaaaatatgtgtatacTTAAATGCGCGCGAATGGGCACGTACTCTTAATATGTATGTTTTCGTTTATATAATCACCTgtgcgtacttttttttttttttttttttttttttctttcccttttctttcgtTCATCTGAAGCATCACACgctatttgaaaaatggaaataaataTGCGCACATACCGTACGTATACATTTATgtcaaaagaaaaaaaaaaatggcacttttttttcgagtGCAAAAAGGGCAGGTTATACACGTAAATACATGAATACGTGCGTTTAACTGGCCACTTGCACGATTTTTACAAGAGGGGAGTGGGGGAAAATATAACTACGATCACGATCACGATCACCTGCGTCGCTGGTCAGGTTTTCTCTCACAAGTGGCCATTAACTGGTCATTAAATTGGGCACAAAAATAGCTGCTAAAATGGGTACAAATTCGTCACAAAATGGTCACAAAATTGGTCCAAATTTGTCACAAAAATGCCACAAAAATAGCTGCTAAATTTTCCACAAAATTGCCACTAATTGCCATTAAGTTTGCCGCCAAATTTACGGAAATTTTCGGCAGGTAATAacagaagaacaaaatgcaGCACTTATCATGATCCTGCGCTAAGGCGGCgaagggagggggggaaaagaattatacgctatatatatatatatatatatatatatatatacagaatatatttatatttacatatatgccGCTTCAGGCGAGCAAAAGTGGCGGAGGCATGCATGCAGTGGTGGCTGCGCACGCAAGTATATAGGCTGCGGAAGGAAACATAGGGGTGCGCATGCACGTGGGGAAATCACCCTGGCAAGCTCGTACACAAAATGGGTACGCAGGTGCGCATATGAACGAGCGTGTACGTAAGAGTATACATACAAATATGCAtacaaatatgcatataagtACACATACAAATTACATACGTATGTGCCCTTACGCACGTACGCACCGCGCGTGTTCGTGAACAGCCCCCGTCAAACGGACGCGCAAGTCGCCGTAAGGCACGCAGGTGGCACGGAAATTTCGGCAAACGTACACTCAGTACACTCAGgtaaatatgtacaatttGTGCATTCGTGCAGTTtataaataacttttttttttttttttttttttacgtaccctcaaaatgaaaaaggtaTAATTAACAAATGGAGGGCTaaacaggggggagaaacacaaattgggcagaaaaaaaaaacctcgtATTATACagtatgcaattttttttttttttcgagcagATTAAACGTAGTGAAGTCACTTCCCTTGTTCTGCCTTCGCATTCGCATTCGCAATTGCATTCGCAATGGCAATGGCAATGGCAATCGTGTATGTGTGAGTGGGCCAAGGTACGTCTGCCTGAACAGCACGCACACATACCGCACGCATAACACACCAAAGCGAGTGAGCGGGCGAGCGGGCGAAAGCCACATGCACGAATGCGGGCAAATGTAGGGGAGGTGAACTTGTGCCCACGTCGCTCTTTACATAAGGTTCGAAACATGAAGGGGCCGAAAAGGCATGCGGTAGCAGCTAATTCGGGCGGTACTCACAAAACACGTTCACAAAAAGTCCTGCGCGCGCCGTGGGTACGGGTATGCGCCATGTGCATATTTGTAACGAGCGTATAGTGGGTAGTCACGCGAATAGAAGTGCACGTGGGGCGGGTACACGAATGGGAGTTCGTGCGTGTATGCCAAGCATGTGCAGTCCAAATGGGTGCACGGACCAAATGGGCACACGCTCGGATGAACGGTGGACGCATCGCCGCAGAAATGCCTGTGCTGTGTATGACACGTTCTAGCGGTTGCTACGCCAACACGTTCATCCCAGCCCAGAGCGGAAAGTATGCCAATTTTCACGCAGAAAGGACGAGCATACGAAGGTATAGCAGAGCAGCTCGCACAATTACCACCGCGGACGCATATAAGCAACACGTGCAACATATGCGAACACGCAGGGTACGGAGAAGGCGCGTACGCAACACGTACGTACGCCCCCAGCGAGCTGTGCGCACTTGCTGCTTCGTTGCAAGTCAACAAAAAGAGAGTTGCTTAACTCGGCTAACAGttggaaacaaaaattaaatttctgAGATGGTAATTTTGTAGCGATGGAGAAAATGCCAGCGTTTACGATTCCTCGTAAAGGTTTTCTCGTATCCGCTTTGTAACGCATTTCGCCATACGCTTCGCCATACGCTTCGCTATACGTTTCGCTATATACCTTTCGttcgtacttttttttttttttttttttttcctttttaattagtAATACTTGAAGTCACGGGGGTGGAATAAATAtagccacttttttttttttataattttctctttttttttttttattttctatatgCTACTGTACAGCGCAACACTATGTTGGCTCCACCCGGCGGGGATGATTTTTCCTCGCCGCATGCCGACCGACAGTCCAAGTTAAGCCGACGCGAAGTTGGGGCACCAATTTGCCGCTTAAATGGGCGCTTAAATGGTCACTTTAACGTGCCGCTATCTTGCCGCTTAACTTGCCGCCGCACCGCGTTATGCGCCCCTGGGCAGTCATTAAGGCTACCTCGGGGAAGCGCTTCGCctcaaaagaggaagaacgcGCCCTCATTTTTCTGCCGAAAAATTATGTGGCTGCTAAGGCTGCACCCTGCTCGGTAAGCAAACGGAATACATTCATGTATGCGTCCATGTacaggggtgaaaaaagaagctaCACGAGGATACGTCAACATACGTGATCGTGTATATTGTGAATGAGGTCCACCCAACTAAGGGCATTATTGCGAGAGGTTATAATCGGCGTACAGTTGgcattttaatttgtttgccCCCGTTCTGCTCTTCCGGTTTAGTGCATCCAGTTTGCTTGCCCAGTGGAGCCCCACTTTTTGAAGTGACCAATCGTTAAATTCAACCCCGGGGgagtgcaaaaaggggggaggaacgAATTGAAGAGAGTGCTACCCGCATGATGGCACAACCTGTGCAAGCAACAAAACACACATGCGTGCAGTGCGCATTAGCCAACACTGGCTCCTCTGTAGGTCCAGAGCATTATGCTGGTTACAACTCAACGTGGGTGCCCTACGTTTTTACGCGTGATGGTGATAACAtcgtttgcttctccccatttggttgatgtttttttttttttttttttttttttcccaccataATAGTTGTTCCCCCTATGTGGTGGTAAACCGCGCCTTGTTGAAATGTGTTCCGCGttgagcagaaaaaaggagaaggatgGATTGGCTTCTCTTCGCatcacttgttttttttttttttttttttttttttcccctccatgaGTTAATCCAACGGAACGCacaaaagaaaatattttcccctaGCGCAGCTAGAGGAGTACCACACTGCGAAACTTCGCGTAATGAGAACGCCTGCGCTGTAGTGTGGTCCTCCAAGCAAATGGGAGGTTACTAGGTATGCCCCTACCGTATGCATACGGTTGTGTAATCAATGTGGATCGTTTCTCAGTTTTggtttccccatttttctgCGAAGGTTCCCTTTGTAGAGAATAGCCACTTAACACTTTATGCAGAGTGTATGGCAGCTGAACAGGTGGGGTGGCGGTGGTATCTCTGGACCACTGTATAATGGCACCACGCACACTCCCGGGGTATAGGCAGTTCCGTCATATAAGCACACGCTACTACGTTAGCGAACATGTGCATTATGCAAAACCATGTGATGTTTCCAAGCGCGGTGCGTTCACCCCTTTACTGGGTTATTTCCCCCAAAGGGGCAatgcgggggaggggcacatCACGCTTCAATTTTACGCAACAAAATGGGCTTTATTCGTACAGCGGTTGGGGCAACACTGCAGTAAGCGAACCGCGCCGTTACCACCGATACGTGCAGCTATTTTTTGTGCACACGAGAGGACGAGtgagttttttccccaaaaagGGGTGCCACAAAATGATAAGAGGGCATGGAGTaagcaaaaggagaaggtGGGGTTCTTTCTCCGATCGTGTGAAGTCAAAATGAACTGCTCGCCGCGAATGTTTATCCTGTAAGCGCGGTTCACAGGTGAGGGCTCCCCACGGTTGCTATCTTATGGCCACATTTAAGTGAAAAGTTGTGCTTCGAAGGGCGGGGGAAACGGAAATGCGCCCCCCTTCGCGACAATCATTTCGACTCCACTTCGTTATAATGCAGTGTGTCGAGGGGACACACTTTGGCGAAAACAataaactaatttttttcctttttttacggCTAGTGAATTACATACCCGTTTGGCATGTCGCCattttgtaacatttttcattaaaatggagaaaaaaagaaaaaaaaaaaaaagagaagcgtGAACGGCACACGAGAGTGGGTAGGAATGTGTACCCATGTGCAGGTAAGCATCGATAGGTGTACAAACGAGGGGGGGTTGAAGCAGGCGCGTCGGTTGGCGCGTCGGTTGGCTCGTCGGTAGAGCGCCCGTGCTACTAAATTGTATGAACGGAAAATGCGCGCAGGGCGTCAACACAGCTGCGCAGTGGCGATGGCGCAGTGGTGATGGTGCAACTGCGAGGGCACTACTGCCAAGGCACTGCCGCGGTGACGCAAGAGGGGCACTCCCACCCCCGCGCGCGTCAAACGTGGGGATTCTCCATGTAGGTGTCGCCCATGTACATCCCCGCGGATGTATCATTCGCGATGGCCATAGATTTGTTGTTCTTCCGCTTGGCACTCATTCGCCTCTTCAccttatttattatatcgTAGTAATAAATGACAAAACTTAGCAGCAGAATTATAACACCAGCTAAAATGATAATGGTGTAGGTTACTAAGGTCCCATCGAAGAACCCACGTCCATCCGATTTGTTATTTTGATATGATTTAGAATCTGCATCTCCCTCCCCATCGGAACCCCCCTCTCCACCTGCatccccttcttccccattcCTTTCCTCATAAGGGTCATTCCCATCATTATATTCCTCCCCTTCCTTCACCTCAAAAATTTCATACTTATAATCTACCAGGGCATTTTTGTCATACACTTTGACGCTGTTTTTAAGCTTCAATTTGTCATACTCCTCATCAGTTACTTTCACGATGGAGTTTTGGATTTGGAAATTCATCGGCAGTAGATGCAGAGAGTTACCACTACGTATTGAGGTGAAACTGAATGGACTCACATTGTAGGTACTACTGTTGACGTCTGCCCAGGACCCGGTGTTCGAACCAGAGTCGGATGCCAGGATAGACCAGGGTAAGTGCTTATAAACTGGTTTCTCCAAATTACTGTGCGTTGGGGAGCTACCAAGCGAGTTGGTAAAATTAGGGGGCAATTTATCGGGCACACCTTTCAGTTCGACAAAGCTGTTTTGGGAATATCCATTCGAGGGGGGGCTGCTCCTTTGTCTTTCTCGCTCCCCCTCCACAAATTTTAAGTCCTTCGcgttgttttctttttccgctCGGTCGACGCGGTTATGTGGTTCCTCCGCCGCagctgcttcccccgcttcGTCATGCTTTGTGGGCACACCGCCGCTTTCCTCCTCAACCTCGTGGGGTATCTCCACGAAAGCTGGGGCGCTCTCCCCGTCGTTCTCGCCAAAGAGGTCGCCCTCCCTTTGGCCATTCGCCGTCACCTGTATGTAATTTAGCTTGTTTGAGCACCTCAGCTTCGCCCTTTGTCCTTGGCCACTTCCCTGGTCCTCTTTTTCTGGTTCTGCGTCGGGATCCTTGTTCGCCTCTTCCCCTGCCTCGagctttttcatttccgcATTTACCAActtgtcaattttgttatcctccgcctcttcctccttcttacTCATCTTTCGCTTCGCTCCCCCATCTTCGGCGGCATGTTCATCCGCATCTCCATCCAGGAGGTCGCTGGGTGCGTCGCTCACAAGGCtactcttttttccttcttcgtaTGGGAAGCGTCCCCCGGGCAAGCCGCCATCTTCGCCACCATCATCGTCTCCATCCTCAGCGTTGTCCTCAGCGCTGTCTTCACCACCATCTCCGTCGCCATCTTCACCGCCGTCCTCGCCGCTACCCTCCTCATCCCCGCTTAACCCTCTGCTGATGAGCGCGCACGGCGCCAGCCCCCCACTAGGGGCGTAATAAATCGGCTCATTGCTCAAAGCAAATGTCCCTGTGCCACCCTCACGTTCCTCACTCGCATGGGAAAAAACGCAACTCAAGGTGACACCCTTTTtggcgaattttttttcgaaaagaaaaaaaaataaagttaagAGACAACATCtagcattaaaaatattcatatctttttcttttttttttttttttttgggaagtTATATTCTTGGTGGAATTGTTAACTACCGCCTAGCAAGGTGAGCTCCTGCGCGTAAGAACCATGTACTCAATGTTTCTGCGtaaacggggggggagctccTTCGGTTGAGTAGCGCGGCAGCTATCAAGGGGTAGCCTACATGGGGAGGGAGgcgcacacatgtgtgtcgCATAGGTacgcatataaataaatacttatAAATGGACATAAATACTTATAAATGGACATAAATACttataaatgcatatgtTTGTGCGCTCCTCTTGCTGCCTTACTTGTAGAGGGTTTATGTTCCCCGCTCGGTCGTCTGTCTCTGTCTTtgtccttttcgttttctttacCTTTAccgctctccttttttttgtgcccttTTTCCTGAAGAAGCACGGGGGCAGTTGCGAGCCAGGGAAGTTGCAGCTGTTTGGTGTTGCCAAAGGGGGTTGAAGTGAGGtggggaaaagggagaaaataaGGAGCGGGCACATAGAGCAGATAATCACACCAATTTGGGTGACCACTTTTTCTGCTGCCCATGATGGCGCGCTCGCAGGGAAGCCACATACGGGGAAGCAGTTCAGTGACAAGCTTAATGGAGGACTcaccaaaatgaggaaaaaaaaaaaaggaaaagaatttttcagctgttcttcttcctccaggTGTGTAAAAGTGGGGCGCTTCGAAAGTTGTCCTCGCTCGTCCgttcgcttatttttttgtgccaatttttccagtctatataaaaattttgagtTTCACGTGTCCAGTCGTTAACGTGGAAAAGATTCATTCGTTCGATGtgattaaatttttgcagcaaaaaataaaataaaaaaaaaacaaaataaaataaaataaaaaaaacaaaaattaaaatttagcAAAATCCGTGGAGATCAACTTTTTAAGGACAAAcaaacacgaaaaaaaaaccaaagcaTGCATCAcgaaggtgaagaaaattCGATTTACGTTCATGTGTAGGTGGACTGCCAAGAGGAGGAAGTGTTGTCAGAACAAACATAATGGCTGTAATTTTGGAATGCCTTGTGTTTGTGGAGAAAATTGTTTGAACAACACATGAGATAATCCATTTCAGTTAAAACGA encodes:
- a CDS encoding hypothetical protein, conserved (encoded by transcript PVX_080665A), translated to MNIFNARCCLLTLFFFLFEKKFAKKGVTLSCVFSHASEEREGGTGTFALSNEPIYYAPSGGLAPCALISRGLSGDEEGSGEDGGEDGDGDGGEDSAEDNAEDGDDDGGEDGGLPGGRFPYEEGKKSSLVSDAPSDLLDGDADEHAAEDGGAKRKMSKKEEEAEDNKIDKLVNAEMKKLEAGEEANKDPDAEPEKEDQGSGQGQRAKLRCSNKLNYIQVTANGQREGDLFGENDGESAPAFVEIPHEVEEESGGVPTKHDEAGEAAAAEEPHNRVDRAEKENNAKDLKFVEGERERQRSSPPSNGYSQNSFVELKGVPDKLPPNFTNSLGSSPTHSNLEKPVYKHLPWSILASDSGSNTGSWADVNSSTYNVSPFSFTSIRSGNSLHLLPMNFQIQNSIVKVTDEEYDKLKLKNSVKVYDKNALVDYKYEIFEVKEGEEYNDGNDPYEERNGEEGDAGGEGGSDGEGDADSKSYQNNKSDGRGFFDGTLVTYTIIILAGVIILLLSFVIYYYDIINKVKRRMSAKRKNNKSMAIANDTSAGMYMGDTYMENPHV